Within the Pseudarthrobacter sp. W1I19 genome, the region CCCTACATGCTGGCGGTGACGTTTTTGCCGTCGCTCATTACGGTCCTGGCGGCGGTATTGAAGTTCGGCAAGACCACACACTTACCATGGCCTTTGGCCGCAATTACGCTGGCCATCGGGCTGCCGGGACTTGTCTGCACGCATATGTCGGGCCTGGTGGCTCTTGTTGGCCTTTCATCGATTTTTTCGGCCATGGCTGCATGGCGATCGTTCCGGGAGCTCACGCAACGTCGGTCCGGACTCTTCAAATATCTGCAGTGGACAGCCCTGTGGATCAGTCTGTGCCTCTGTAATTTGCTAATTTGGGCAGTCGTACGCCCTTGGACCTACTCGTGGGATCCCATTGATTCGCTTCCTGCCGCAGTCGGGAGTGTGCTCCTGACCGCACCTACGCACGGTGACGTTGCTTGGGGCCTGGCTGCGCTCGTCGCAGCGGGAACGGGCTTGCTGATTCGCAGGTCAACCGAACGGTGGTTTCTGGCGTCCTACCTGGGTGCAGTTGCGCTGTACATAGTGGCGGCGGCGGTTCCTCATTCACTTCTCAGAGCGCTTGTTATTGGCGCCTGGTATGGTGATCCACCTCGCCTTGCTGCTCTCCTGCCAATGTTCTGGGCCGTATTTGCCGGTGCAGCTGGCGTATGGATTTTCGAGAGCGTCTCCCGGTACCGAATCAAATGCATTGTTCCGATGGGCATCGCAGTGTTGGCCGCGTCCGTCATCATTTGGCCGACGAATTCCGACACGACGCCTGGCCGAGAACGCACGTACGCTCTCAATGAGTCTTCACCTCTGTTGACTCCGGACGAGCTCGAATTGTTGAAGCGGCTCCCTGTCGATGTACCAGAGGGTGCCGTCATGGCAAATAACCCATGGGACGGAAGTTCCACGGCGTATGCCATAGCCGATCGACGGGTTCTTTTTGTCCACGCAGCTACGGGTTCCAACGCAGACAAGCTGCTGGTGTCAAAGGAGCTGAATCAAGCCACCCGCGGGTCCGAGGTCTGCGCGGCAGCCAAGCGGGAAAACATTCAATTCCTCCTGGATTTCGGGGGTCGCTATATAGATCCGAAACGAAAGGAAGTAAATGACTTCCCAGGTTTGGACGGCGCCGAGAGCTCATCAGCATTCCAGAAAGTTGACCAGCAGGGCTCGGCGGTTCTCTATAAATTCATCGGTTGCGATAGCTAGAAACTCTCAGCCTCGGCACCGTGAGCTTGTGAGCTTAGGCCAACGCCCTCACGCCGCTCATCCTCTACACTTGACCGGTGTCTAGATTATTTGGAACTGATGGTGTCCGGGGCCTGGCGAACGGTCTGTTGACTGCGGAGCTGGCCATGCAGCTGGCCCAGGCGGCCGCCGTCGTACTCGGCCACGACCGCAACTCCAACGGGTCGCGGCCGCGCGCCGTGGTGGCTCGCGACCCGCGTGCCAGCGGCGAGTTCATCGCCGCCGCCGTGGAAGCAGGGCTCTCCAGCTCAGGTGTTGACGTCTACGATGCCGGCGTCCTTCCCACTCCTGCGGCGGCCTACCTGGTGGCCGATCTGGACGCCGACTTCGGTGTCATGATCTCGGCCTCGCACAACCCGGCGCCGGACAACGGCATCAAGTTCTTCGCCCGCGGCGGCCAGAAGCTCCCCGATGACGTGGAGGATGCCATCGAGGCGCAGATGACCAAGGAAGCTGTCCGCCCGGTCGGTGCCGACGTCGGACGCATCCAGCGCTTCTCCGACGCCGAGGACCGCTACATCGTCCACCTCCTCCAGACCCTGCCGCACAACCTCGAAGGACTCACCGTCGTCCTCGACTGCGCCCACGGCGCCGCGAGCGGCTGCTCGCCCCAGGTGTTCAAGGACGCCGGCGCGAATGTCATCGTCATCGGCGCCGATCCGGACGGCCACAACATCAATGACGGCGTCGGCTCCACCCACCTTGGTCCGCTCAAGGAAGCGGTGGTGAAGTACGGCGCCAACCTGGGCATCGCCCATGACGGCGACGCCGACCGCTGCCTCGCGGTGGACCACGAGGGTAATGAAGTGGACGGCGACCAGATCATGGCCATCCTCGCCGTCGCGCTGAAGAACTCAGGCAAACTCAAGGACGACGTCCTGGTTGCCACTGTGATGAGCAACCTTGGCCTCAAGATCGCCCTCCGCGAAGCCGGCATCAGCATCCGTGAAACCGCGGTGGGCGACCGGTACGTCCTCGAGGAAATGCGCGACGGCGGCTTCAACCTCGGCGGCGAACAGTCGGGCCACGTCATCTTCGCTGACCACGCCACCACGGGCGACGGCGTCCTCACCGGGCTGCAGCTCGCCGCCCAGATCGCCCTGACCGGGACCCCGCTCAAGGAACTCGCCACCGTGATGACCAAGCTTCCCCAGGTCCTCATCAACGTCAAGGGCGTGGACCGCACCAAGGTAGGCAGCAACGACGTCCTGGCCCAGGCAGTGGCATCGGCGGAAGCCGCTCTGGGCGACACGGGCCGCGTCCTGCTCCGCCCCTCCGGTACGGAGCCCGTGGTGCGCGTGATGGTGGAAGCCGCCGACGAAGAGACGGCGCAGTCCATCGCCGAGCACCTCGCCCAGGTTGTCCGGTCCGAGTTGGCCCTGGAGCAGCTCGTCAGCGAGTAACCAAGACAAAAACAGTGGCCCGCCTCCATTGAACTGGTCCCCGATAGTTGGACTGGCCAAATAAGATCCTAAGCCGCGAGGGCCTGGGCACGGTATTGCACCGGGCTCAGGCCCTCAAGCTTTGTCGAGATCCGTTCGGTGTTGTACCAGTGGATGTACTCGTGCAGAGCTGCTTCCAGTGCTTCAACGGTGAGGAACCGGACGTGATGGAAGAGTTCTTCCTTGAGGTGTCCGAAGAAGTTCTCCATCACGGCGTTGTCGTAGCAGTTGCCCTTGCGGGACATCGACTGGACCGCGCCGGCGCCGGTCAGCAGCCCGCGCCAAGAGGTGTGCTGATACTGAAATCCCTGGTCTGAATGCACGAGCGGGTTTTGGCCGTCGTCGAGCAACGCCAGGGCAGCACGGAGTGAACTGTTGGTCAGCTCCAGGTTTGGCGATAAGCCAACGGAGTAGGAGATGATTTGCCGGTCGAAGAGGTCCATGACCGGTGAGAGGTAGAGCTTCCGGTCACTGACGCTGAATTCCGTCAGGTCGGTGACCCACTTCTGGTTTGGGGCGGTGGCGTCGAACTCACGGTCCAGCAGGTTCGGGGCAATTCTGCCCTGTTCTCCCTTGTAGGAGTTGTAGCGCTTCTTCCGCCTGACTTTACAGAACAGCCGAAGGACGCCCATCAGCTTCAGCACGGTTTTCTTAGCAACCTTCCACCCCTTCTTGAGCAGTTCGCTGTGCACGCGGCGGTGCCCGTACCTACCATGACTCCACTTGAAGATGTCCAGGATGGAAGACTTGAGTTCTTCTTGCGGGTCAGGGGCCGCGAGCCGGGCCTGGTGATAGAAAAACGTGGATCGGGCAAGACCCGACACCTGAAGCAGAACCGAAAGAGGGAAATCAGCCTTGAGGGCGATGAGAGCCTGAACCTTCACCGTTGTTTTTGAGCCCTCAAGGCCCGTAATTTTCCCAGATAAGCCACTTCCGCCCGCAACCGCTCGTTCTCCCGCCGCAAGCGCTCCAGCTCGGATATCTCCACCGGAGGTGGGGCGTCGGGTTTCCGAGGTCTACCTTTAGGCTTCGGGCGCAAGGCTTCCGCGCCTTCGCGACGATAGACCTGCGCCCACGTCCTCAGGAGCACCGGCGAGGACAAACCAGCCTCCACTGCCAGGTCCGTCGCGCTCTCACCCGCGAGGAACCGTTCCACCAACGCGAGCTTGAAATCGAACGAGTACGACCGTTTCGTCGGTTTGGTCACCAGCGCTCCTTCACCATGGATCTTCCACCGCCGATGAAGCCTCTTGACGGGCCAGCGGGACACGCCCAGCAAGGTGGCTGTCGCCGTATCCGCAAAGCCTCTCTCAAACCACGCTACAGCGGCCTGGCGCTGATCCTCGGTTAACGAACTGTTTGCACGCAAAACTGCTCCCCAGCGTTGTAACTGAATTTCTCAGTCCAACTTCTGGGGAGCAGTTCACATCAGGAGACGGGCCACGGTTATCAGAGAAAATTACGGCGTGCGCTCCTTCAGCGCATCACGGATCTCGGTGAGCAGCGCCACCTGCGGATCCTCTGCCGCATCCTCTTTAACGTCTTTGTTAATCCCCAGCCGGCGGTTCCGGCGCTCGATCATCAGGTTCATCGGCATCACCACCACAAAGTAGATGGCCGCCGAGATCAGCAGGAAATTAACGATCGCCGTCAGCAGGACGCCAAACTCGATGGCGTTGCCATTGAGCTCAACCTTGGCGAAGCTGTCGAAGTTGGGGGAACCCACAATGGCCGCGACGAAGGGCATCAGTACCTTGTTCACCAAGGCAGTGACCACCGCCCCGAAGGCGGTGCCGATCACGACGGCAACGGCAAGGTCAACAACGTTGCCCTTCATAATAAAGTTCTTGAATCCAGTCAGCATAGGAACCAAGCTAGCGCATGTCCCACGGCCTGGATTTCAGTTCTTCCGGGTCCAAGGGCCGTCACGCGGTTTTGCAAGACACGACAGAACGTTTCAGGCAGCGGCTGCAGGATTCTTTTGCGCCTGGAAGGTTAGGTCCAGAGCCCAGTCTTGGGGAGCTGAGGGGCCAAGCTGCCAAACGTACTCGTTTTTGAGTTTCGCCCCATCAGATTTGAACGGGCCGGTGCGCATCGCATAGAACGCAACTGTGGGCAGGCTTGAGTCCGCCGATGTCAGGATTGCATTGTTGAAATCACCGTTCATTGCTCTCAGTTGCTTGAGGATGTAGTTCCTGTACGCAACCTCGTCCAAGGTGCGCTCGTGGGTGGCTTTGGCAGTAAGCTGCAACGCGATGTGCAGTTGCCGGTTGCCCTGCTCATCTTCGAAACTGACGAGTCGATGGTTTTCTACTGCAGCGAGAAGGCTCCGGTCGCCGCTGAGGACGTCGCGCAGCGCATCCGGCGCGACGACGGCCCCGTTGAAGTCGACGGACATGTCGCTCCTCCCGTAGTGGAAGAGCAGGGGGAGATCGAGGAACTGTTGACGAATGATGTGTGCGAGCCCGAATTCCTTGAGCACGGCGTTGAGGTCGCGCACCCGCAGCACGTGCCCGCGGTCATGGATGTTGTAACGGATCCGCGGATTGACGTTCTCCTTGCGCACGATCGTGACGACGAGTTCGCCGTTCTCGTTCGTTTCCATCAGGTAGTCGTACGGATTGAACTGGAAAATCATCGGGAGCACACCGTACTCTGCCTGCTTGGTGAGCCTCACGGACAGTTCAGCGTTAGAAGCGATGGCCTGCCGGAGCGCCACCGTGTAGTCAGTTTCGATTGCGATGTTGATTTCAAGGTCAGAGGCCCCGTAGGAGCCGAAGGCGCTGTGGGCGTACTTCGTGATGTGCGCGCGCATGTTTTCGCTGATGCCCTCGCCGCCGAAGGCCGCCACGATGTCGTAGTCTTCCCAATTGATGCGCTCATCTTCGAACAAAGCCTTCAGGAAGGGCGGGTAACTCAGGATGATGTACGTGTAGTCCACGCCAAACTCGAGCATCGTGGCGATTACCTTGTTGCGGTCCGGGCCTATGGACTTGATCATTGTGACATCCGTGAGGGAGGTGCTGACGTTCATCCCGGTCGCCCACGCTCCGAGCGAGAAGCAGTTGAGCACGAACGGCTGCTTCTTGAGGGTTTCCGCAGTCCGGGAAAAGCCAACTTGGAGCAACTGCCGTGTGGCGAGGCGTTCCTCCAGGCCTCGAACCCAGCTGGTGGGAACGCCTGAACTCCCAGAGGATTCGTCGACTACCACGCCGTGGCGGGGAAGTACGCCGTCGACGCTGCGGGCGGGAATGGTCCAGCGCTTGATATAGCTGTCTTTGTCCATCTCTGGCAGCGCTGCGAAGGCCTGGGTAAGTGTTTTGCCCCCGAGGGAAAGCTTGCCAGGTACTCCCTGTTCGGCGAGAAACTCGCGGTAGGCAGGGACGCGTTTGGCTGCCCTTTCAAAGGTCCGCCATGCCCTCCAGCGTCCGGCGGTCCACCGGAACGGTTCGATGCCCGGCATCAGCAGTATCCGGTGCGTGGAAATTCTCGGGGTGAACAGTCCAACAAACCTGTCCATCAGAAACACGAATACGAATATGAACCTTTTATTCACGGAGGGGCTCCTGTAGTGACGTGTCCTCGGGCAATGGACTAAGCAAGGTTGAGGTGGCGGGTCGGCGGTGTGCGGCTGGAGGGCGTGCGCTGTAGCCGAATCTGAAGAGCATCCAAGCCATTCTGTCCGCGTCTTCGTGAATTCCCGCCGCCCGAACGAATTCGGCGTGAGAAGCCGGGTTGGTGATGACCGTGCCGAAGGGATGAAGGCACACGCCTTTTTCAGTGAAGAAAAGCCAGACCCGCATGAACGTACGTCCGGCTTCCAGATAATCGGCGGGCCCGGCGAACGAGCCTTCCAGCCACCCGAGCTGCCGCACCCCGCGCATCGTCCGCAAGTAGATGGCTCTAATTAAGCCGCCGATCAAGGGGAATGACCACAAGCCCCGGTGCCTCATCGCGAAACGAAGCACCGGACCCGGCATGATCATGGTTTCTGCGCTGAGGCCGTCCGCCAGTGCGGCCGCTTCATCTTTTGAGAACCGCAACCAGTGCATAATTTCGGCGTAAACGGCATCATTGCGCAAGTCCGAAAATAGAGTCTTCTGGTTGATTTGCACGAGTAAAGAAACAATGTGGGCATCAGTGGTGGAGCGAAATTCGTATCCTTGCGCGGCGGCGATCGAAGAAGCTGACGCAAGTAACTCATTGCCCACAATCTTGCTGTCATAGGGCAGGCGGGACGTTCGCCTGGACCGGAATGCGGCAAGCCGCTGTTGGGCCGTAGACTGCACCTCGTCGTCCCCGGCGGTGGGTTCCAATCGCACCGTGCCAATAAGATGCAACCGGTCCGCGGCTGCGAAATCCATGTCCGAATGTTCAAGGGTTTCTATTATCCGGTAGCCGCGGGCAGCGGCGACCACGGACAACGACTCCAAAAAGACGCCCGCACAAACATGGCCGAAAGGGATACCAAACGATTCGGCGGGCAGTCCGAGGTCAAGATCGTAATAGACAACTGCCGCCGTGTCACTGATGGCCCTCAGCTTGATCGGCTGGGAGTTATGGGGTGAGGGATACCAGCGAACGTCATCAACGAGATCGAGCCAAAGGGCTCCAGTATCCATAACCATGTGGTCAATCTATGAGACGCAGATAACAATATCCGTCTAGGTGCGCATATCCTTCGCAAGACTTGAGGAAACAACGGCGTACGGCGCTTTCTGACCTGGCGGGACAGTGAGTATCCTTGTCACGGATACCCCGGCGCCGCCTCCACGCCAAAGTACTCCTCCAGCGTGTTGATGCCGCGGTTCAGCATGTCCGTAGCCGCCTCCACGCCGACGTACCGCAGGTGCCACGGCTCGTAGTAGTACCCCGTGATCGGGTGGAACATCCACGGATACCGCACCACAAACCCGAAGCGGTGCCCGTTCGCCTTCGCCCACACAGCCGCGGGCTGGTCTGCGAAGCACGGCTGGAAACTGCATGCGCCCCCGCCGTCCGCGATATCGAATGCCCAGCCGGTCTGGTGTTCCGAGTAGCCCGGCCGGGCGCTGGCCGTGTCAGCGTCGGCCTGGCCGCGCGAGGCGACGTACCCGTTGTAAGTCGCCACCTGCGTCGAATAGGAGCGGTACCCACTCGCCAGGACCATCGCGACGCCATCCTGCGCCGCAGCCGCGAACATCGCCTCGGCGGCGGCCGCCGCCGTGCTGTTCAGCAGCGCCGCTTCACCGGACGCGGTAGTCGCGACGGCGGGTGGCACCAGGTCAGCCGGCACGTAGTCCGCGGGCACCAGCGGCCGGTGCTTGTTGACCACCAGCCACGGACTCGCGGGATCCGTGAGGGAGAACTGCCGCGGCAGCGCCGAGGAGGGCGACGGCGTGGGGGACGCCTCCGAAGGCGGGGGAGCCGCCGTCGCGCCCTCCGCCGTCGTGATTGTCGCGGAGACGGAAGGCGACGGTGGCGCAGTGGGGGAGGCCGACGACGGCGCCACCGCCTCAGGTGCCGCCGGCGTGCAGGCAGCCAGGACGGTGAGCCCTGCTCCCGCCGCGAGGAAGCGGGTGAAGCTGCGCCGGCTGGGCGCCGTCCCTGCAGGTCCGGCAGCAGGAGCGCAGTCGTAGCACACCTGTGCTAGACCTTCCGCAGCAGCATGCGGCGGATCGAGTGGTCCGCATCCTTGGTGAGCACCAGCTGCGCCCGGCCGCGCGTGGGGAGGACGTTCTCCTCCAGGTTGGGCTCATTGATGCGCTTCCAGATGTCCCGCGCGGTGCTCTCGGCCTCGTCATCGGACAGGCTCGCATACCGGTGGAAGTAGGACTCGGGCTGGGCGAAGGCTGTGCTGCGCAGCTTGCGGAACCTGTCCACGTACCACTCTTCGATGTAGGAGGTCTTGGCGTCCACATAGATGGAGAAGTCAAAGAAATCGCTCAGCGCCAGCCCCTGCTTGCCGTCATGCCGCGGCCGGGCCGGGGCCAGGACGTTGAGCCCCTCCACGATCAGCACGTCCGGGCGGCGGACCACCACTTCCTTGCCCGGAACAATGTCGTACGTGACGTGGGAGTACCAGGGCGCCCGGACTTCCTCGGCGCCACTCTTGATTTCGCTCACAAAACGCAGCAGCGCCCGGCGGTCGTAGGACTCCGGGAAGCCCTTGCGTTCCAGCAGCTGCCGGCGTTTCAACTCTGCCAGCGGGTACAGGAAACCGTCCGTGGTGATCAGTTCAACGTTCGGGGTGCCGGGCCAGCGCCGCAGCATTTCGCGAAGCACGCGGGCAATGGTGGACTTGCCAACCGCCACTGAGCCCGCCACGCCGATCACAAACGGGGTGCGCTGGGTCTGCTCGCCCAGGAAGGTGGTGGTGGCGGCGTGCAGTTGGCCGGCTGCCTCAACATACAGGTGCAGGAGCCTGGAGAGCGGCAGGTAGACCTCCCGGACTTCCTTCAGGTCCAGGGGATCGCCAAGGCCGCGGAGACGGAAGATATCCTCCTCGTTAAGAGGCTGTTCCATCTCGTCTGCGAGCCGGGACCAGGTCTGCCGGTCCAGCTCGACGAACGGGGAGACACCCTCTCCGTTCGCTTCGTTGCGTTGCACAGTCACTTTAGAGATTCTGCCCCCAGCCCGGCTGAGAGCGAAATG harbors:
- a CDS encoding DUF6541 family protein; this encodes MNWLAALPGLAGAIAVLMIPGLLLGWALGFRHIWVISFAPVLTASVVAVSTLACWWLQIDWHIGIFGVATVLIAGIVLSVVRLAGRRWPESFAWKPVGHSAGRAYWIALLTGGVLLTLRYAQIVEHPGNINQGIDTPFHLNLAQQIIDSGDGSPFSVQELMGGSDEFYPQVWHALAALIAEATRLPVVESSNALNLAIVAVAWPLGVLLFVYVVIGPKIIALLCAAVASTGFFAFPFTVMQSQKSDFGPLFPYMLAVTFLPSLITVLAAVLKFGKTTHLPWPLAAITLAIGLPGLVCTHMSGLVALVGLSSIFSAMAAWRSFRELTQRRSGLFKYLQWTALWISLCLCNLLIWAVVRPWTYSWDPIDSLPAAVGSVLLTAPTHGDVAWGLAALVAAGTGLLIRRSTERWFLASYLGAVALYIVAAAVPHSLLRALVIGAWYGDPPRLAALLPMFWAVFAGAAGVWIFESVSRYRIKCIVPMGIAVLAASVIIWPTNSDTTPGRERTYALNESSPLLTPDELELLKRLPVDVPEGAVMANNPWDGSSTAYAIADRRVLFVHAATGSNADKLLVSKELNQATRGSEVCAAAKRENIQFLLDFGGRYIDPKRKEVNDFPGLDGAESSSAFQKVDQQGSAVLYKFIGCDS
- the glmM gene encoding phosphoglucosamine mutase; its protein translation is MSRLFGTDGVRGLANGLLTAELAMQLAQAAAVVLGHDRNSNGSRPRAVVARDPRASGEFIAAAVEAGLSSSGVDVYDAGVLPTPAAAYLVADLDADFGVMISASHNPAPDNGIKFFARGGQKLPDDVEDAIEAQMTKEAVRPVGADVGRIQRFSDAEDRYIVHLLQTLPHNLEGLTVVLDCAHGAASGCSPQVFKDAGANVIVIGADPDGHNINDGVGSTHLGPLKEAVVKYGANLGIAHDGDADRCLAVDHEGNEVDGDQIMAILAVALKNSGKLKDDVLVATVMSNLGLKIALREAGISIRETAVGDRYVLEEMRDGGFNLGGEQSGHVIFADHATTGDGVLTGLQLAAQIALTGTPLKELATVMTKLPQVLINVKGVDRTKVGSNDVLAQAVASAEAALGDTGRVLLRPSGTEPVVRVMVEAADEETAQSIAEHLAQVVRSELALEQLVSE
- a CDS encoding IS3 family transposase, translated to MKVQALIALKADFPLSVLLQVSGLARSTFFYHQARLAAPDPQEELKSSILDIFKWSHGRYGHRRVHSELLKKGWKVAKKTVLKLMGVLRLFCKVRRKKRYNSYKGEQGRIAPNLLDREFDATAPNQKWVTDLTEFSVSDRKLYLSPVMDLFDRQIISYSVGLSPNLELTNSSLRAALALLDDGQNPLVHSDQGFQYQHTSWRGLLTGAGAVQSMSRKGNCYDNAVMENFFGHLKEELFHHVRFLTVEALEAALHEYIHWYNTERISTKLEGLSPVQYRAQALAA
- a CDS encoding helix-turn-helix domain-containing protein — encoded protein: MTKPTKRSYSFDFKLALVERFLAGESATDLAVEAGLSSPVLLRTWAQVYRREGAEALRPKPKGRPRKPDAPPPVEISELERLRRENERLRAEVAYLGKLRALRAQKQR
- the mscL gene encoding large conductance mechanosensitive channel protein MscL — protein: MLTGFKNFIMKGNVVDLAVAVVIGTAFGAVVTALVNKVLMPFVAAIVGSPNFDSFAKVELNGNAIEFGVLLTAIVNFLLISAAIYFVVVMPMNLMIERRNRRLGINKDVKEDAAEDPQVALLTEIRDALKERTP
- a CDS encoding phenylacetate--CoA ligase family protein, with protein sequence MNKRFIFVFVFLMDRFVGLFTPRISTHRILLMPGIEPFRWTAGRWRAWRTFERAAKRVPAYREFLAEQGVPGKLSLGGKTLTQAFAALPEMDKDSYIKRWTIPARSVDGVLPRHGVVVDESSGSSGVPTSWVRGLEERLATRQLLQVGFSRTAETLKKQPFVLNCFSLGAWATGMNVSTSLTDVTMIKSIGPDRNKVIATMLEFGVDYTYIILSYPPFLKALFEDERINWEDYDIVAAFGGEGISENMRAHITKYAHSAFGSYGASDLEINIAIETDYTVALRQAIASNAELSVRLTKQAEYGVLPMIFQFNPYDYLMETNENGELVVTIVRKENVNPRIRYNIHDRGHVLRVRDLNAVLKEFGLAHIIRQQFLDLPLLFHYGRSDMSVDFNGAVVAPDALRDVLSGDRSLLAAVENHRLVSFEDEQGNRQLHIALQLTAKATHERTLDEVAYRNYILKQLRAMNGDFNNAILTSADSSLPTVAFYAMRTGPFKSDGAKLKNEYVWQLGPSAPQDWALDLTFQAQKNPAAAA
- a CDS encoding D-alanyl-D-alanine carboxypeptidase family protein, whose product is MCYDCAPAAGPAGTAPSRRSFTRFLAAGAGLTVLAACTPAAPEAVAPSSASPTAPPSPSVSATITTAEGATAAPPPSEASPTPSPSSALPRQFSLTDPASPWLVVNKHRPLVPADYVPADLVPPAVATTASGEAALLNSTAAAAAEAMFAAAAQDGVAMVLASGYRSYSTQVATYNGYVASRGQADADTASARPGYSEHQTGWAFDIADGGGACSFQPCFADQPAAVWAKANGHRFGFVVRYPWMFHPITGYYYEPWHLRYVGVEAATDMLNRGINTLEEYFGVEAAPGYP
- the coaA gene encoding type I pantothenate kinase — its product is MHFALSRAGGRISKVTVQRNEANGEGVSPFVELDRQTWSRLADEMEQPLNEEDIFRLRGLGDPLDLKEVREVYLPLSRLLHLYVEAAGQLHAATTTFLGEQTQRTPFVIGVAGSVAVGKSTIARVLREMLRRWPGTPNVELITTDGFLYPLAELKRRQLLERKGFPESYDRRALLRFVSEIKSGAEEVRAPWYSHVTYDIVPGKEVVVRRPDVLIVEGLNVLAPARPRHDGKQGLALSDFFDFSIYVDAKTSYIEEWYVDRFRKLRSTAFAQPESYFHRYASLSDDEAESTARDIWKRINEPNLEENVLPTRGRAQLVLTKDADHSIRRMLLRKV